The Deltaproteobacteria bacterium genome includes a region encoding these proteins:
- the rplS gene encoding 50S ribosomal protein L19: protein MNLIQKIEEAYCKKGIPDFRPGDTVRIFVKIKEGEKERLQAFEGVVLRSRGAGSAASFTVRKISYGVGVERIFPLHSPIIDHIEIIQKGKVRRSRLYYLRKLSGRKARIEGEERFVTEKAEPKEPQPS, encoded by the coding sequence ATGAATTTAATCCAAAAAATAGAAGAAGCTTATTGCAAAAAGGGGATTCCCGATTTCCGTCCCGGAGACACGGTTCGCATTTTCGTCAAAATTAAAGAAGGGGAGAAGGAACGTTTGCAGGCCTTTGAAGGTGTTGTGTTGCGCTCCAGAGGAGCTGGTTCTGCCGCCTCGTTTACCGTGCGAAAAATTTCTTACGGAGTGGGTGTGGAACGCATTTTCCCCCTGCATTCTCCCATCATCGATCACATAGAAATCATCCAAAAAGGAAAAGTCAGAAGATCACGCCTTTATTATTTGAGAAAATTATCCGGACGTAAGGCTCGTATTGAAGGGGAGGAGCGCTTTGTCACAGAAAAAGCGGAGCCCAAGGAGCCGCAACCTTCTTAA
- the rpsO gene encoding 30S ribosomal protein S15, producing the protein MSLNTEKKQAIIGKFERHTGDTGSPEVQVAILSQRIEELNKHFASHKKDHASRHGLLKMVGLRRKLLNYLKLSDVERYKKVIEDLGLRK; encoded by the coding sequence ATGTCACTGAATACAGAAAAAAAGCAGGCAATTATTGGCAAATTTGAACGGCATACCGGGGATACCGGTTCACCGGAAGTCCAAGTAGCTATTCTTTCCCAGCGCATTGAAGAATTAAATAAACATTTCGCATCCCACAAAAAAGATCATGCCAGCAGGCACGGCCTGTTGAAAATGGTTGGATTACGGCGCAAACTTTTGAATTATCTTAAGTTGTCCGATGTGGAGCGTTATAAAAAAGTCATCGAGGATTTGGGTTTAAGAAAATAA
- a CDS encoding ribonuclease HII, giving the protein MDSRFRGNDKSEVFKNLLEFEVQVKSQGYPKIAGVDEAGRGCLAGPVIAACVILPWEEETFSGVNDSKQLTPNQRDYFYDLILEKAIGVGVGLVEANEIDRINILRASLKAMTTAVQSCSINPDFVLVDGREKISVSIPQKPIIKGDCLSLSIAAASIVAKVTRDRLMIRLGEKFPQFGFAKHKGYATKQHYKEIKNNGPTCLHRLTFRGVVHGL; this is encoded by the coding sequence CTGGATTCCCGCTTTCGCGGGAATGACAAATCAGAAGTTTTTAAAAACCTTCTTGAATTTGAAGTGCAAGTAAAATCTCAAGGATACCCCAAAATCGCCGGTGTTGATGAGGCTGGGAGAGGTTGTCTTGCCGGTCCCGTTATCGCCGCCTGTGTGATTTTACCTTGGGAAGAAGAGACCTTTTCCGGTGTCAATGATTCCAAACAATTAACCCCCAATCAGAGAGATTATTTTTATGATTTGATCCTTGAAAAAGCAATCGGAGTTGGTGTCGGCTTGGTGGAGGCGAATGAAATTGACCGGATCAATATTCTTAGGGCCTCTCTCAAAGCGATGACAACAGCGGTTCAATCCTGTTCCATCAATCCTGATTTTGTGTTGGTAGATGGGCGTGAAAAAATTTCAGTTTCGATTCCTCAAAAACCAATTATCAAAGGAGATTGTCTGAGTCTTTCCATCGCCGCCGCTTCTATTGTAGCCAAGGTGACAAGGGATCGTTTGATGATTCGTTTGGGAGAAAAATTTCCACAATTTGGTTTCGCGAAACATAAGGGATATGCAACGAAACAACATTATAAAGAAATTAAAAACAATGGCCCAACATGCCTCCACAGGCTGACTTTCAGGGGTGTAGTCCATGGTCTATAG